One genomic window of Meles meles chromosome 3, mMelMel3.1 paternal haplotype, whole genome shotgun sequence includes the following:
- the LOC123939131 gene encoding UDP-glucuronosyltransferase 3A1-like isoform X2: MEQLGIRCSDLLRRGDIMDFLKNENFDLVFIEAFDFCSFLVAEKLGKPFVAILPTQFGSMDYGLPIPVSYIPVFRSLLTDHMDFWGRLKNFLMLFDFSLKQWQLQSTYDNTIKEHFPEGSRPVLSHLLKKAELWFVNSDFALEFPRPLLPNTVYVGGLMARPVKPVSQEFENFIAKFGDSGFVLVALGSIVSIYQSQEVLREMNNAFAHLSQGVIWKCNPSHWPKDLKLAANVKIMDWLPQNDLLAHPRIRLFVTHGGLNSIMEAIQHGVPMVGIPVLGEQAENLIRVEAKKFGVSIQLKQVKAETLALKIKEVIEDKRYKSAAVAASIIRRSHPLTPAQRLVGWIDHILQTGGATHLKPHGLQQPWHEQYLLDVFLFLLVATLGTLWLCGKLLGMVARWLCGARKLKKA, from the exons ATGGAACAACTGGGGATTCGATGCAGTGATTTGTTAAGGAGAGGAGATATCAtggatttcttaaaaaatgagaactttGACCTGGTATTCATTGAAGCATTTGACTTCTGTTCTTTCCTGGTTGCTGAGAAGCTGGGGAAGCCTTTTGTGGCAATTCTTCCCACCCAGTTTGGCAGTATGGACTATGGGCTACCGATCCCTGTGTCTTATATTCCAGTATTCCGTTCCTTGCTAACTGACCACATGGACTTCTGGGGCAGACTGAAGAATTTTCTGATGCTCTTTGATTTCTCCCTGAAGCAATGGCAACTTCAGTCTACATATGACAACACCATCAAGGAACATTTCCCAGAAGGTTCTAGGCCTGTTTTGTCTCATCTTCTAAAAAAAGCAGAGCTGTGGTTTGTTAACTCTGACTTTGCCCTTGAGTTTCCTCGGCCTCTACTTCCCAACACTGTGTATGTTGGAGGCTTAATGGCAAGACCTGTTAAACCAGTatcacaa GAATTTGAGAATTTCATTGCCAAGTTTGGAGACTCTGGTTTTGTCCTTGTGGCCCTGGGCTCTATTGTGAGCATCTATCAGTCTCAGGAAGTTCTTAGGGAGATGAACAATGCCTTTGCTCATCTGTCTCAAGGGGTGATATGGAAGTGTAATCCTTCTCATTGGCCCAAAGACCTTAAATTGGCAGCAAATGTGAAAATCATGGACTGGCTTCCTCAGAATGACCTCTTGG CTCACCCACGCATCCGTCTCTTTGTCACCCATGGTGGATTGAATAGCATAATGGAGGCCATCCAACATGGCGTACCCATGGTAGGGATTCCTGTCCTTGGAGAACAGGCTGAAAACCTGATCCGAGTAGAAGCCAAAAAGTTTGGTGTCTCTATCCAGTTAAAGCAGGTTAAGGCAGAGACATTGGCTCTGAAGATAAAGGAAGTCATTGAAGACAAGAG GTACAAGTCAGCAGCTGTGGCTGCCAGCATCATCAGGCGCTCCCACCCCCTGACCCCTGCCCAGAGGCTGGTGGGCTGGATCGACCACATCCTCCAGACAGGGGGTGCCACCCACCTCAAGCCCCATGGCCTGCAGCAGCCATGGCATGAGCAGTACCTGCTGGATGTCTTCTTGTTTCTGCTGGTGGCCACCCTGGGCACCCTCTGGCTCTGTGGGAAGCTGCTGGGAATGGTGGCCAGGTGGCTGTGTGGGGCCAGGAAGCTGAAGAAGGCCTAA